Proteins from a genomic interval of Alteromonas macleodii ATCC 27126:
- a CDS encoding beta-ketoacyl-ACP synthase III, which translates to MSKYSRFIGTGSYYPSDVRTNADLEQMVDTSDEWITDRTGIKERRIIGADETAATMGAEASKKAIEMAGIDPKSIDMIVCATTSGRYALPSTACEIQRILDIDGIPAFDVAAACAGYCYALSVADQYIKSGMAKRILVVGTDCLSRLINPEDRTMVILFGDAAGATIIEASDEPGILSTHINASGSHGDLLYVGNPTRGDEQSVHENWGVMRGNEVFKVAVTKLSEVVEQTLAANGMQKSDLDWLVPHQANFRIIKATAKKLNMSLDQVVLTLEQYGNTSAATVPTALDTAIRDGRIQRGQHLLLEAFGGGFAWASALVRY; encoded by the coding sequence TTGAGCAAATATTCACGCTTTATAGGAACAGGTAGCTATTATCCCAGCGACGTGCGTACAAACGCAGATTTAGAGCAAATGGTGGACACCAGTGACGAATGGATCACTGACCGTACCGGGATAAAAGAGCGACGTATTATTGGAGCAGATGAAACCGCTGCTACCATGGGGGCAGAAGCCAGTAAGAAAGCCATTGAGATGGCTGGCATTGACCCGAAATCTATCGACATGATTGTGTGTGCCACCACGAGTGGTCGCTATGCGCTTCCAAGCACAGCATGTGAAATTCAACGCATTCTTGATATTGACGGTATCCCTGCCTTTGACGTAGCTGCTGCATGTGCAGGTTACTGCTACGCGTTAAGTGTTGCCGATCAATACATTAAGTCGGGAATGGCGAAACGTATTCTTGTTGTCGGTACCGACTGTTTAAGCCGTTTGATAAACCCTGAAGATAGAACCATGGTTATCTTGTTTGGCGATGCAGCGGGTGCAACGATTATTGAAGCTAGCGATGAACCTGGCATTCTTTCGACACATATCAATGCATCAGGCTCTCACGGTGATTTGCTTTACGTGGGTAATCCAACCCGAGGTGACGAGCAGTCGGTTCACGAGAACTGGGGTGTGATGCGTGGTAATGAAGTCTTTAAGGTTGCGGTAACCAAGCTTTCAGAAGTGGTAGAACAAACCCTTGCTGCCAACGGTATGCAAAAATCTGATCTTGACTGGTTAGTACCTCACCAAGCAAACTTTAGAATTATTAAAGCGACAGCTAAAAAGCTGAATATGTCTCTTGATCAAGTAGTGCTTACGTTAGAGCAGTATGGTAATACCTCTGCTGCTACTGTGCCTACAGCGCTTGATACAGCTATCAGAGACGGGCGCATTCAACGCGGACAGCATTTATTACTAGAAGCATTCGGAGGCGGATTTGCTTGGGCATCGGCGCTTGTACGCTATTAG
- the fabD gene encoding ACP S-malonyltransferase, which translates to MTKTACVFPGQGSQSVGMLKELAETSPIIEATFKEASDALGYDLWDLVQNDTDGKLNETHITQPALLAASVAIWRVIREQGIDVDYLAGHSLGEYSALVCGGAMDFADAIKLVEARGKYMQEAVPAGAGAMYAIIGLDDAAIADICQQTAIATGDVVAPVNFNSPGQVVIAGEKNAAEQAANACKEAGAKRALPLAVSVPSHCELMRPAADKLEDALSSLNVNEPAINIVNNVDVTIETQGDAIKNALVRQLYCPVQWTRTVEYLAAAGVERVIEVGPGKVLTGLNKRIDKSLESLAVNTPDGVEALKQ; encoded by the coding sequence ATGACAAAGACAGCCTGTGTATTTCCAGGACAAGGTTCTCAAAGCGTAGGTATGCTAAAGGAACTTGCTGAGACTTCTCCGATTATCGAAGCAACGTTTAAAGAAGCCTCTGACGCGCTCGGCTACGATCTGTGGGATTTAGTCCAAAATGATACAGACGGTAAACTTAATGAAACCCATATCACTCAACCAGCGTTGCTTGCTGCTAGCGTAGCAATTTGGCGTGTTATTCGCGAGCAGGGCATCGATGTAGATTACCTAGCGGGTCACAGCCTTGGTGAGTATTCAGCATTAGTATGTGGCGGCGCCATGGATTTTGCTGATGCTATCAAGCTTGTGGAAGCCCGTGGTAAATACATGCAAGAAGCTGTACCAGCAGGTGCGGGTGCCATGTATGCCATTATCGGATTAGACGATGCCGCCATTGCGGATATTTGTCAGCAAACTGCTATTGCTACAGGCGATGTGGTTGCACCAGTTAACTTCAACTCTCCAGGCCAAGTGGTTATTGCAGGGGAAAAGAACGCCGCCGAGCAAGCTGCTAATGCGTGTAAAGAAGCGGGCGCTAAGCGCGCACTTCCTCTTGCGGTAAGCGTTCCTTCACACTGTGAGTTAATGCGTCCTGCAGCAGACAAGTTAGAAGACGCGTTATCGTCATTGAACGTTAATGAGCCTGCAATCAATATCGTGAATAATGTTGATGTCACTATTGAAACCCAAGGTGATGCAATCAAGAACGCATTAGTGAGACAACTATATTGCCCCGTTCAATGGACACGTACTGTTGAATACTTGGCGGCAGCGGGCGTTGAGCGCGTTATTGAAGTAGGTCCTGGTAAAGTACTTACTGGATTGAACAAACGTATCGACAAGAGCCTAGAATCTCTTGCAGTTAATACACCTGATGGTGTTGAAGCATTAAAACAATAA
- the acpP gene encoding acyl carrier protein has protein sequence MSNIEERVKKIIVEQLGVKEEEVKAEASFVDDLGADSLDTVELVMALEEEFDTEIPDEEAEKITTVQSAIDYINANKDA, from the coding sequence ATGAGTAACATTGAAGAACGCGTTAAGAAAATCATCGTTGAACAACTTGGCGTGAAAGAAGAAGAAGTAAAAGCAGAAGCTTCATTCGTTGACGATTTAGGCGCTGATTCACTTGACACTGTTGAGCTAGTAATGGCTTTGGAAGAAGAATTCGATACTGAAATTCCTGACGAAGAAGCAGAAAAAATTACTACTGTTCAATCAGCAATTGATTACATCAACGCTAACAAAGACGCTTAA
- the fabG gene encoding 3-oxoacyl-ACP reductase FabG — protein MSQLDGKIALVTGASRGIGKAIATQLAQQGATVIGTATSENGAQAISDYLSEFGGKGFALNVTDKESVDTTIKTINEAHGGIDILVNNAGITRDNLLMRMKDDEWQDIIDTNLTSIFTLSKAVLRGMMKKRFGRIVNIGSVVGSAGNAGQANYAAAKAGVIGFSKSMAREVASRGITINVVAPGFIDTDMTKALTDDQKEAIFKDIPANRLGEPDEIAATVAFLVSDGAAYITGETIHVNGGMYMG, from the coding sequence ATGAGTCAATTAGACGGTAAAATTGCGCTTGTTACCGGCGCAAGCCGAGGTATAGGCAAAGCGATTGCTACGCAGCTTGCACAGCAAGGTGCTACGGTTATCGGCACAGCAACCAGTGAAAATGGTGCACAAGCAATTAGCGATTATCTTTCTGAATTCGGCGGCAAGGGCTTTGCGCTAAATGTCACCGACAAAGAAAGCGTAGATACCACGATTAAAACGATTAATGAAGCACATGGTGGTATCGATATCTTGGTCAATAATGCCGGTATCACACGTGATAATCTGCTAATGCGCATGAAAGATGACGAGTGGCAGGATATTATCGACACCAACTTAACCTCAATTTTCACACTGTCAAAAGCGGTACTTCGCGGTATGATGAAGAAGCGTTTTGGTCGCATCGTGAATATTGGTTCAGTGGTGGGCAGTGCAGGTAATGCCGGACAGGCAAACTACGCTGCAGCGAAAGCAGGGGTCATTGGTTTTTCTAAATCTATGGCGCGTGAAGTGGCTTCTCGTGGTATTACCATCAACGTTGTAGCGCCTGGTTTTATCGATACCGATATGACAAAAGCGCTGACCGATGACCAAAAAGAAGCCATTTTCAAAGATATTCCGGCTAACCGATTAGGCGAGCCTGATGAAATTGCAGCCACTGTTGCCTTTTTAGTAAGCGATGGTGCAGCCTATATTACAGGCGAAACTATCCATGTAAATGGTGGTATGTATATGGGGTAA
- the plsX gene encoding phosphate acyltransferase PlsX: MSKLTIALDIMGGDHGPPVILPAAVKAIQLHLDVHFTLCGDEDTIKAGIQPLTNAERNRVTIVHCSQVVEMGEAPTSALRNKKDSSMRRVIELVESGEANACVSAGNTGALLTLSFYLLKTLSGIDRPALINMMPTTGHHNVFLLDLGANVNCTPEILFQYGVMGSVLAQEVAGIASPRVALLNVGEEDIKGNAQVKSADQLFKDAPGINYIGYVEGDDIFTDHADVVVTDGFTGNVALKSSEGLAKLVINEVKRQSQKNFYTRLLAKIAFPLLKSIYNSVNPDQYNGASLIGLRGIVIKSHGNAQKDAFYYAIVQAMKEAKMHLPEKIKTKIETVLLEQL; this comes from the coding sequence TTGTCTAAACTAACCATCGCGTTAGATATCATGGGGGGCGATCATGGTCCCCCTGTTATCCTTCCCGCAGCCGTAAAGGCTATTCAACTTCACCTAGACGTGCACTTCACGTTATGCGGTGATGAAGATACCATCAAAGCAGGTATACAGCCCCTTACCAACGCTGAACGAAACCGCGTTACTATTGTGCATTGCTCACAAGTCGTTGAGATGGGCGAAGCGCCAACGTCAGCGCTACGAAACAAGAAAGATTCTTCCATGCGTCGCGTTATTGAACTTGTCGAAAGTGGCGAGGCAAACGCGTGCGTAAGCGCAGGTAATACCGGTGCACTGCTTACCTTATCGTTCTATTTGCTTAAAACCTTATCAGGTATTGATAGGCCCGCACTCATTAATATGATGCCTACAACAGGGCACCATAACGTATTTCTTTTGGATTTAGGCGCTAACGTGAACTGTACGCCTGAAATTCTTTTCCAGTATGGTGTTATGGGTTCAGTGCTTGCACAAGAAGTCGCGGGCATAGCATCGCCACGGGTTGCCTTATTGAACGTGGGCGAAGAAGATATTAAAGGTAACGCACAGGTAAAATCTGCCGACCAGCTTTTTAAAGATGCGCCAGGCATAAACTATATTGGTTATGTAGAAGGCGACGACATTTTCACCGATCATGCCGATGTAGTGGTAACAGACGGTTTTACCGGAAATGTAGCGCTTAAATCGAGCGAAGGGCTGGCTAAGTTAGTGATAAACGAAGTAAAACGCCAGTCACAGAAGAACTTTTATACCCGATTATTGGCAAAAATTGCCTTCCCATTACTGAAATCTATCTATAACAGCGTGAACCCCGACCAGTATAACGGTGCGAGTCTGATAGGATTGCGCGGCATTGTTATCAAGAGTCACGGAAATGCACAAAAAGACGCCTTTTATTACGCCATCGTGCAAGCAATGAAAGAAGCAAAGATGCATTTACCTGAAAAGATAAAGACAAAGATAGAAACGGTATTGTTGGAGCAGCTTTGA